A window from Vicinamibacterales bacterium encodes these proteins:
- the nrdR gene encoding transcriptional regulator NrdR → MKCPFCGNLGDKVVDSRESKEGNSIRRRRECLNCGKRYTSREHIEEIEYRVIKKDGSPEPFRREKLIGGLVRACEKRPVSVQQLEGIADRIESELQDRPDREIRTTEIGQRIMDELRRIDQVAYVRFASVYRQFRDVGEFKREIDELQKHKN, encoded by the coding sequence ATGAAGTGTCCGTTCTGCGGGAATCTCGGCGACAAGGTGGTCGATTCGCGCGAGAGCAAGGAAGGCAACAGCATCCGCCGGCGCCGGGAATGCCTGAATTGCGGCAAGCGGTACACCAGCCGCGAGCACATCGAGGAAATCGAGTACCGGGTCATCAAGAAGGACGGCAGTCCCGAGCCGTTCCGGCGTGAAAAACTGATCGGCGGGCTGGTGCGCGCGTGCGAGAAGCGCCCGGTCAGCGTGCAGCAGCTCGAAGGCATCGCCGATCGCATCGAGTCGGAGCTGCAGGATCGTCCCGACCGCGAGATCCGGACGACGGAAATCGGGCAGCGGATCATGGACGAGCTGCGCCGGATCGATCAGGTCGCCTACGTGCGCTTCGCGTCGGTCTACCGCCAGTTCCGCGACGTCGGCGAGTTCAAGCGCGAGATCGACGAGCTGCAGAAGCACAAGAACTAG